Below is a genomic region from Candidatus Margulisiibacteriota bacterium.
TCAATGGTAGTCAGAAATGAAAAGAAAAAAAAGAGTCCTATTCAATATAGAAGAAGATGTAGTATATGTGGCAGGTCGAGAGGTCATTTAAGAAAATTTGGTGTTTGTCGTTTGTGTTTTAGAAAGTTAGCTAGTGCTGGAGAACTTCCAGGCGTAACTAAATCTAGTTGGTAGAAATCAGGAGGTATAAATGAGCGTTTCAGATCCTATAGCAGATATGATTTGTATAATAAAGAATGGAATTAATGCAAGAAAAACTGACATTCAGTTCCCTTTTTCTAAAATTAAATTTGATATTGTAAATATTATGCAAAAAGAAGGTTTTGTATCAAGAGTTGAAAAAATTGATAATGACAATAAGCCTGTAATTAGAGTTTCTTTAAAATATAATGAAGTAGGCAAGTCAGTTATTAATGATATGGTTAAAAAAAGTACACCAGGTAAGAGACAATATCTTGCAAAAGCAGATGTTCCAAAAGTAAAAAGTGGATTTGGAATATCAATCCTTTCAACTAATAAAGGTGTTGTTAGTGGCAAAGATGCACGTTTGAAAAATGTTGGTGGCGAAATATTATGTTATGTTTGGTAGGGAGATAAATATATGTCAAAGATAGGTGCAAAACCAGTAGAATTTAAAGAAAATGTCCAAGTTGATATTTCTGAAAGTAATGTAAAAGTTAAAGGTCCTAAAGGTGAATTATCTTTAGATATACCTACAACGAAAATTAAAATTGAAGTAAAAGACAACAAAGTTATTTTAACAAGAAATGTTGAAGACAATGAAGCTAAGGCTCAACACGGTCTTTACAATACTCTGATTAAAAATATGGTTAAAGGTGTTTCAGACGGATTTGAAAGAACCTTAGATTTAGTAGGTGTTGGATACAGAGTACAAAAAAAGGGAGAGGGACTATCTTTAGCTTTAGGTTATTCCCATCCTATTGAAGTTGAGCCAATTAAAGGTATTAGTTTTGAATTAGTTGGAGATACAAAAATTATCGTAAGGGGTATAGACAAGCAATTGGTTGGACAAGTTTCTGCGAATATTAGAAAATTCAGATTGCCTGAACCTTATAAAGGTAAAGGCGTAAAATATTCTGATGAACGTATAATACGAAAAGCAGGAAAGTCAGCTAAGAAATAAAGGAGAATAAGTTAAGATGAGAAGAACAACAAAACAAGTAATTGGTACAGCTGACAGACCAAGGATGATAGTAAGCAGAAGCTTAAATAATGTCTATGTTCAAATAATTGATGATGAGCACAATAACACCTTAGTTGGAATATCCAGTTTAGTTTTAAAACAAAGAGCCAATAAAGATATATCTTTTAAAGTTGGTGAAATGGTTGGAGAAAAAGCTGTTAGTCTTGGTATTAAAAGTGTTGTTTTTGATAGAGCAGGCAGAATATATCATGGCAGGATCAAAGCAGTTGCTGATGGTGCCAGAAGTAAAGGGCTACAGTTTTAGTTAAATCATAGGAGGAAACATGTCAGATATAGAGTCAAATAGTGAATTTGTTGAAAAAATAGTTCAAATTAGAAGGGTTACCAAGGTAGTTAAAGGTGGTAAAAAACTTTCTTTTAGAGCAACTGTTGTTGTTGGAGACATGAATGGTAGAGTTGGCGTTGGCGTTGCTAAAGCCGCAGAAGTTCCAGGAGCGATCAGAAAAGCCATTAATGCTGCAAAGAGATCTATGATTTCTGTAAATCTTGTTAATGGAACAATCCCTCACGAAGCGAATGGTAGCTTAGGTGCTAGCAAGGTTTTTTTAAGACCTGCACCTCAAGGTACGGGCGTTATCGCAGGTGGTGTTATGAGATTGGTTTTTGAATTGGCTGGCGTGCATAATATTGTTGCTAAATCATTAGGTTCATCATCAATAATTAATAACGCATTTGCTGCATTAGATGGATTAAAGAATTTAACAAATTTGGAAGATGTTGCAAGAGAACGTGGTGTAAAACTTAAGGTTAGTACATACAATAGTTGATAAGGGAGTATAGTTGATGGGAATTCTATCTGAGTTAAAAACGTATATTGGGTCACAGACAAAAAGAAAAAGAGTAGGAAGAGGCGAAAGCTCTGGTCTTGGTAAAACTTCTGGCAAAGGAAACAAAGGTCAGCAGTCAAGAAGCGGAGGAGGCACTAGACCAGGATTTGAAGGCGGACAAATGCCTTTATATAAAAAGGTACCAAAACTGAAAGGTTTTAAAGCATTAACAAAGAAAGATTATGAAATTGTAAATTTATCAACTATCAGCAACTTAAAGCTTAAAAAGGTTGATATTACAGTTTTAAAAGAAAAAGGTATTATTAATAACAGAACAAAGAGACTAAAGGTGTTAGCTCAAGGTGAATTAAAAGAAGCAGTAACAATTAAAGCAGACATTTTTTCTAAGAAGGCTGTTGAATTAATTGAAAAAGTTGGTGGCAAGGCCGAGGTTGTTAATGGCTAACAACTATTCCGGTTTTTTTCAGATCGAAGATCTACAAAAAAAACTACTATTCACTTTATCGATGATATTTTTTTTTAGATTAGGAATTCATATTCCTGTATCTGGGCTGGATCTTGGGCAATTAGCCAACATGTTTGGCCAAGGTGGTTTTTTTGGTTTTTTAGACCTTTTCTCAGGTGGTGGACTTAAAAGGTTTTCAGTATTTGCTTTAGGGATTATTCCCTATATTAACGCATCTATTATAATGCAATTGTTGACTATCATTTATCCAAGCTTGAAAGAGATTCAGGAAGAAGGAGAAAGTGGTAGAAAAAAGATACAGCAATACACAAGATATTTGACGATGGTTATTGGTTTTGTCCAAGCAGTTGGAATTACCATTGGCCTGAGAACACTCTTGTTGCCAGGAATAGGTTTTCCGCTTTTCTTTATTACTTCAGTAGCCTCGTTAATGGCGGGTACTGCTTTGGTAATGTGGTTAGGTGAGCTGATCACTGAAAGGGGCATAGGCAATGGAGCAAGTATCTTAATATTTGTTGGTATAGTCGGAGAAATGCCTCAGTATGTCAGTAATACAGTAATGCTGGTTAAAGGTGGTTTATCTTTTGTGAATGTTTTAATAATGATACTAATGTTTATTGTAGTAACAATTGGAATTATTATTGTCCAAGAAGCTCAAAGAAATATACCTGTTCAATATGCTAAAAGAGTAGTTGGTAGAAAAATGTATGGTGGACAGAATACTTATCTTCCCATGAAAATAAATCAAGGTGGAGTCATCCCCATAATTTTTGCTTCATCAGTTTTGTCTTTGCCTATAATGATGATTCAATTTTTCCCAAAAATGAATTTTTTAAACGAATGGCTGGGATATGGAACCTTTTTATACATTATAATTTTCTCTGCCTTAATATTCTTCTTTACATATTTCTATACAGCGATTACATTTAACCCACAAGAGTTGGCAGAGAATATAAAAAAATATGGTGGATTTATTTTAGGAATCAGACCAGGAAAGCCTACAGCTGAGTATTTGGATGCGGTGATTACTAGACTTACTTTTGTTGGTGCAACTTTTTTGTCGTTAATATCAATTGTACCGATGCTTACTGCTAAAGCGACTCATGTTACAAGTTTTATGGGTTTAGGTGGAACAGCCTTGCTTATTATTGTTGGTGTAGCAATGGATTTAATCAGACAAATAGAAACTATTCTTATATCCAACAAATATGAGAAACTAGTTAGATAGGAGAAAAAATGAGTTTAAACACAATATTAATTTTAGGTGCTCCAGGTTCCGGGAAAGGTACTCAAGCGAAGTTTATTGCTGATCAATATGGCTACAAACACTTATCTAGTGGCGATATTTTAAGAAAGACGGCTTCAGAGGATACCGAAATGGGCAGGAGCATAGCTTCAATCATTGCAGCAGGAGAATTGGTTCCTGATGAACTTATTAATAAAATGTTTTTGAATAGTTTTAAAAACCTTGAAGGTGAGAAAATTATTTGTGATGGCTATCCAAGAAAACTTTCACAAGCTGAATTTTTAGCCGACAATAGCTTTGTATTTGATGCTGTTATCTATTTAAATGTTTCATTAGAAGAAGTGACAGATAGAATTAGTGGCAGGTTGACTGCTAAATTGTCTGGAGAAACATATCATGTTAAGCATAGACCTCCAAAGGTTGATGGCGTTTGTGATGTTTCAGGTGAAAAGCTTATTATTCGAGAAGACGATAAGCCAGAAACAGTAAAGAAAAGATATTCAGTTTATTTAAAAGAAACACAACCATTATTAGAGTTTTATGGTAAAAAAAGCGTTGTAATTGAAATTGATTCCGAACAATCAATGGATATTGTATGGAAAGAAATTGAAAAAGAAGTTTTTAAGAAAAAATAGTGTTTGTAATAAAAATGAGAATCTGTTAATATATTTAACCGGTTTTCCAAAGGCAGGATCATGGTAAAAGATGTAATAGAAGTTGAAGGAGTTATTCTCGAAGCCCTACCAAATGCAATGTTTAAAGTGCAATTGGATACAGGTCAGGAAATTTTAGCTCATGTCTCTGGTAAGATAAGAAAAAATTTTATTAGAATACTTTTGGGCGATAGGGTAAAGGTCGAATTGTCGCCTTACGATTTAAGTAAAGGCAGAATATCTTTTAGATTAAAATAGGAAAGCAGAAGGTATAGAGTAATGAAAGTAAGAACATCAGTTAAAAGAATATGCCCTAAATGTAAGGTCATTAAAAGATTTGGTAGAGTAATGGTTATTTGTGAAAACCAAAAACACAAACAAAGACAAGGATAGGGAGTAGATATGCCAAGAT
It encodes:
- a CDS encoding type Z 30S ribosomal protein S14, encoding MAKISMVVRNEKKKKSPIQYRRRCSICGRSRGHLRKFGVCRLCFRKLASAGELPGVTKSSW
- the rpsH gene encoding 30S ribosomal protein S8; protein product: MSVSDPIADMICIIKNGINARKTDIQFPFSKIKFDIVNIMQKEGFVSRVEKIDNDNKPVIRVSLKYNEVGKSVINDMVKKSTPGKRQYLAKADVPKVKSGFGISILSTNKGVVSGKDARLKNVGGEILCYVW
- the rplF gene encoding 50S ribosomal protein L6, encoding MSKIGAKPVEFKENVQVDISESNVKVKGPKGELSLDIPTTKIKIEVKDNKVILTRNVEDNEAKAQHGLYNTLIKNMVKGVSDGFERTLDLVGVGYRVQKKGEGLSLALGYSHPIEVEPIKGISFELVGDTKIIVRGIDKQLVGQVSANIRKFRLPEPYKGKGVKYSDERIIRKAGKSAKK
- the rplR gene encoding 50S ribosomal protein L18; its protein translation is MRRTTKQVIGTADRPRMIVSRSLNNVYVQIIDDEHNNTLVGISSLVLKQRANKDISFKVGEMVGEKAVSLGIKSVVFDRAGRIYHGRIKAVADGARSKGLQF
- the rpsE gene encoding 30S ribosomal protein S5, producing the protein MSDIESNSEFVEKIVQIRRVTKVVKGGKKLSFRATVVVGDMNGRVGVGVAKAAEVPGAIRKAINAAKRSMISVNLVNGTIPHEANGSLGASKVFLRPAPQGTGVIAGGVMRLVFELAGVHNIVAKSLGSSSIINNAFAALDGLKNLTNLEDVARERGVKLKVSTYNS
- the rplO gene encoding 50S ribosomal protein L15; translation: MGILSELKTYIGSQTKRKRVGRGESSGLGKTSGKGNKGQQSRSGGGTRPGFEGGQMPLYKKVPKLKGFKALTKKDYEIVNLSTISNLKLKKVDITVLKEKGIINNRTKRLKVLAQGELKEAVTIKADIFSKKAVELIEKVGGKAEVVNG
- the secY gene encoding preprotein translocase subunit SecY, with product MANNYSGFFQIEDLQKKLLFTLSMIFFFRLGIHIPVSGLDLGQLANMFGQGGFFGFLDLFSGGGLKRFSVFALGIIPYINASIIMQLLTIIYPSLKEIQEEGESGRKKIQQYTRYLTMVIGFVQAVGITIGLRTLLLPGIGFPLFFITSVASLMAGTALVMWLGELITERGIGNGASILIFVGIVGEMPQYVSNTVMLVKGGLSFVNVLIMILMFIVVTIGIIIVQEAQRNIPVQYAKRVVGRKMYGGQNTYLPMKINQGGVIPIIFASSVLSLPIMMIQFFPKMNFLNEWLGYGTFLYIIIFSALIFFFTYFYTAITFNPQELAENIKKYGGFILGIRPGKPTAEYLDAVITRLTFVGATFLSLISIVPMLTAKATHVTSFMGLGGTALLIIVGVAMDLIRQIETILISNKYEKLVR
- a CDS encoding nucleoside monophosphate kinase; this encodes MSLNTILILGAPGSGKGTQAKFIADQYGYKHLSSGDILRKTASEDTEMGRSIASIIAAGELVPDELINKMFLNSFKNLEGEKIICDGYPRKLSQAEFLADNSFVFDAVIYLNVSLEEVTDRISGRLTAKLSGETYHVKHRPPKVDGVCDVSGEKLIIREDDKPETVKKRYSVYLKETQPLLEFYGKKSVVIEIDSEQSMDIVWKEIEKEVFKKK
- the infA gene encoding translation initiation factor IF-1, whose product is MMVKDVIEVEGVILEALPNAMFKVQLDTGQEILAHVSGKIRKNFIRILLGDRVKVELSPYDLSKGRISFRLK
- the rpmJ gene encoding 50S ribosomal protein L36, which codes for MKVRTSVKRICPKCKVIKRFGRVMVICENQKHKQRQG